One stretch of Chitinophaga pendula DNA includes these proteins:
- a CDS encoding Y-family DNA polymerase codes for MIALVDCNNFYASCEKLFQPQLKGRPVVVLSNNDGCVIARSDEAKLLGIEMGAPVFLMEEMLEANNVAIFSSNYTLYGSLSDRVMRALGKFTPEIEIYSIDEAFLMLDNSDVDYFDFGIQIREYIRKNVGIPVSVGIAPSKTLAKMANRFAKKTKKGIGCHVVNTPESIDEILRATEVHEIWGIGKRYTALLLKNGLKTAYDVSKASENWILRELTVVGHRMWKELNGIPAFEMEYIIPNKKNICVSRSFGQLLSNQKDVGEALSNYVAIAARKLRSQRSCAKELAVFLQTNNFRSNDPQYFRSINMELPVATNNTTQLLKAAGNALSRIWRDGYKFKKVGVTLLDLKPDDQVQYSLFDNPHFEKDNRVMKTMDEINRIFGGKDVLKIASQGYGSKWKLRQLKLSPCYTTRISDILTIKI; via the coding sequence ATGATAGCTCTAGTAGATTGCAACAATTTTTATGCTTCGTGCGAGAAATTGTTTCAACCACAACTCAAAGGACGGCCAGTAGTTGTTTTAAGTAATAATGATGGTTGTGTAATCGCACGAAGTGACGAGGCGAAACTATTGGGAATTGAAATGGGAGCTCCAGTATTTTTGATGGAAGAAATGTTGGAGGCAAATAATGTTGCCATTTTTAGTAGCAATTACACATTGTATGGCAGCTTGTCGGATCGGGTTATGCGTGCGTTGGGAAAATTCACTCCTGAGATTGAGATTTATTCAATTGATGAAGCATTTCTTATGTTGGATAACTCGGATGTTGATTATTTTGATTTTGGAATTCAGATAAGGGAATACATTAGAAAAAATGTCGGAATCCCTGTTAGTGTCGGCATTGCTCCTAGTAAAACCTTGGCAAAAATGGCAAATCGTTTTGCAAAAAAAACAAAGAAAGGGATAGGTTGCCATGTGGTAAATACACCGGAATCAATCGACGAAATACTTCGCGCCACAGAAGTTCATGAAATTTGGGGAATCGGAAAAAGATATACCGCGTTACTACTCAAAAATGGATTGAAAACAGCCTATGATGTGTCAAAAGCTTCAGAGAATTGGATTTTAAGAGAATTAACGGTTGTGGGACACCGGATGTGGAAAGAATTGAACGGTATTCCTGCTTTTGAGATGGAATATATTATACCGAATAAAAAGAATATTTGTGTTTCAAGAAGTTTTGGCCAACTATTAAGCAATCAAAAGGATGTTGGTGAGGCGCTCTCAAATTATGTAGCCATCGCTGCGCGAAAATTAAGGTCTCAACGTAGTTGTGCCAAAGAATTGGCTGTTTTCCTTCAGACCAATAATTTTAGATCGAACGATCCTCAATATTTTAGAAGCATTAATATGGAGTTGCCTGTGGCTACGAATAATACAACTCAGCTACTGAAGGCTGCCGGGAATGCCCTTTCACGAATATGGCGTGACGGATACAAGTTTAAGAAAGTCGGTGTAACATTGCTAGATTTGAAACCCGACGATCAAGTTCAATATTCATTATTTGATAATCCACATTTTGAAAAGGATAATCGTGTAATGAAGACAATGGATGAGATTAATAGAATATTTGGCGGAAAGGATGTTTTAAAAATCGCTTCACAAGGGTATGGAAGTAAATGGAAATTACGTCAATTAAAACTATCTCCATGTTACACAACACGTATAAGTGATATTTTAACTATTAAAATTTGA
- a CDS encoding SOS response-associated peptidase, with protein sequence MCYDLSFSCSIDSIIEHLPEIKQDAGLFLEFEPAYHRVAQSYPRWPIIINSSGNLSLRRFEWGIIAPYMKTQEDVKKSRKWMVNARSEKIFDPKAYWNRIRNNRCLVATSGFFEHREIPNRKNKVPYFIREKGRDVFFIAGLYQYSHFPNISTGELPGTFTVITREANNVMRQIHNGGENAGRMPLLLPVELERHWLDPSLSDNDIKEILSYSIPSGQLEYWPVNSVRKAKEDNVSVITPFSYEGLPEIIA encoded by the coding sequence ATGTGTTATGATCTTTCTTTTTCATGTTCTATTGATAGCATAATTGAACACTTGCCAGAAATTAAACAGGACGCAGGTCTTTTTTTAGAATTTGAGCCAGCATATCATAGAGTTGCGCAAAGCTATCCCCGCTGGCCGATTATCATCAATTCTTCTGGTAATTTATCACTACGACGTTTTGAATGGGGGATCATTGCTCCATATATGAAGACACAAGAAGATGTGAAGAAAAGTAGGAAATGGATGGTGAATGCGAGATCAGAAAAGATATTTGACCCAAAGGCATATTGGAACAGGATTCGTAATAATCGTTGTTTAGTGGCAACGTCGGGATTTTTCGAGCATAGAGAGATACCTAACAGGAAAAACAAGGTGCCATATTTCATTCGTGAAAAAGGACGTGACGTATTTTTTATCGCCGGTCTTTACCAATATTCTCATTTCCCCAATATTAGTACGGGCGAGCTACCAGGTACTTTTACAGTAATAACTAGGGAGGCTAATAACGTAATGAGGCAAATCCATAATGGTGGTGAGAATGCTGGAAGAATGCCATTGTTGCTGCCCGTGGAATTGGAACGGCATTGGCTAGATCCTTCCCTTTCCGATAATGATATCAAAGAAATACTTTCCTATTCTATACCATCTGGGCAATTGGAATATTGGCCAGTAAACTCCGTAAGAAAAGCAAAGGAGGATAACGTGTCGGTGATAACACCGTTTTCATACGAAGGATTGCCTGAAATAATTGCTTGA